One genomic window of Glycine soja cultivar W05 chromosome 9, ASM419377v2, whole genome shotgun sequence includes the following:
- the LOC114367893 gene encoding probable protein phosphatase 2C 13, whose translation MIVSQNMVTEAEIICKQNIPMLDVKKYHLRVAQELGVNVKVVEVSPTSNGVPVFGHVRVSSESVSTETTRFESVMGCSEMIEESILETPATEFTPNVRSGCCADIGPRGSMDDEHIQIDDLAAHLGFVFKHPMPSAFYAVFDGHGGPDAAAFVKNNAMRLLFEDADMLQSYDADALFLKKLEDSHRRAFLGADLALADEQSVSSSCGTTALTALVLGRHLMVANAGDCRAVLCRRGVAVDMSQDHRPSYLPERRRVEELGGFIDDGYLNGYLSVTRALGDWDLKFPLGSASPLIAEPDVQVVTLTEDDEFLIIGCDGIWDVISSQDAVSFVRRGLRRHDDPQQCARELVKEALRLHTSDNLTVIVICLSPVQSIVESCPPQRRRFRACSLSEEARNRLRSLLEGN comes from the exons ATGATCGTGAGCCAGAACATGGTGACGGAGGCGGAAATTATTTGCAAGCAGAACATTCCGATGTTGGACGTGAAGAAGTACCACCTTCGCGTGGCGCAAGAGCTCGGCGTTAACGTTAAGGTCGTCGAGGTTTCTCCCACCTCTAACGGCGTTCCCGTCTTCGGCCACGTACGGGTTTCTTCTGAATCGGTTTCCACCGAAACGACTCGTTTTGAATCG GTTATGGGTTGCTCTGAGATGATTGAAGAATCCATTTTAGAGACTCCTGCTACTGAATTTACACCGAATGTTCGATCTGGTTGCTGTGCTGATATTGGACCGAGGGGGTCTATGGATGATGAGCATATTCAGATAGATGATCTAGCAGCCCACCTTGGATTTGTGTTCAAACACCCTATGCCGAGTGCATTCTATGCAGTTTTTGATGGGCATGGAGGGCCTGATGCAGCCGCCTTTGTGAAGAACAATGCTATGAGATTATTATTTGAGGATGCTGATATGCTGCAATCTTATGATGCTGATGCACTTTTTCTGAAGAAGTTGGAAGATTCTCATCGGAGGGCATTTTTGGGCGCAGACCTTGCCTTGGCTGATGAGCAAAGTGTTAGTAGTTCCTGTGGAACAACGGCGTTGACCGCCCTTGTACTTGGAAGGCATTTGATGGTTGCTAATGCTGGTGACTGTCGAGCTGTTCTTTGTAGGCGAGGAGTTGCCGTTGATATGTCCCAAGATCACAGGCCAAGTTATTTACCAGAACGAAGGAGAGTGGAGGAGTTAGGTGGTTTCATTGATGATGGGTATCTCAATGGTTATCTTTCTGTGACTCGTGCCCTTGGAGATTGGGACTTGAAATTTCCACTAGGTTCTGCGTCACCTCTTATTGCTGAGCCGGATGTTCAGGTGGTCACATTGACAGAGGACGACGAGTTCCTGATCATTGGGTGTGATGGTATTTGGGATGTAATTTCAAGCCAGGATGCAGTTAGTTTTGTGCGGCGTGGATTAAGAAGGCATGACGATCCTCAACAATGTGCCAGAGAGCTTGTTAAGGAAGCATTGCGCCTACACACATCAGATAATCTTACTGTGATTGTTATCTGCTTGTCCCCTGTCCAAAGCATTGTCGAATCATGTCCACCCCAGAGGCGAAGATTCAGAGCTTGTTCTTTGTCTGAAGAGGCCAGGAACAGATTAAGGAGCTTGCTAGAGGGAAACTGA